One genomic window of Arachis stenosperma cultivar V10309 chromosome 10, arast.V10309.gnm1.PFL2, whole genome shotgun sequence includes the following:
- the LOC130955308 gene encoding probable LRR receptor-like serine/threonine-protein kinase At5g10290 isoform X2 → MIQVEMGFIVLFLLLARLCSSELENNSQEEALYALKLSLNASKNQLTNWNRDQVSPCTWSNVYCDPSGNIYQVSLAFMGFTGYLTPRIGALKGLQTLVLNGNGITGGIPKELGNLTRLVRLDLQNNRLTGEIPSSLGNLKKLQFLTLSQNNLNGSIPESLANLPSLINVLLDSNDLSGQIPEGLFNVSKYNFTGNKLNCGMNYHKLCAYDIADQGSSHKPKTGIIVGIVLGLVVIICLGGLLFFWRKSYKRDVYVDVAGEVDGRIAFGQLKRFAWRELQIATDNFSERNVLGQGGFGKVYKGVLPDGTKIAVKRLTDYESPGGDAAFQREVEMISVAVHRNLLRLIGFCTTPTERLLVYPFMQNLSVAYRLRELKPGESVLDWPTRKKVALGTARGLEYLHEQCNPKIIHRDVKAANVLLDGDFEAVVGDFGLAKLVDVRRTNVTTQVRGTMGHIAPEYLSTGKSSEKTDVFGYGIMLLELVTGQRAIDFSRLEEEDDVLLLDHVKKLEREKRLDAIVDRNLKQNYKIEEVEMIVQVALLCTQASPEDRPAMSEVVRMLDGEGLAERWEEWQHVEVNRRQDYERLQRRLGWGEDSINNQDAIELSGGR, encoded by the exons ATGATACAAGTAGAAATGGGTTTCATAGTGTTGTTTTTGCTATTGGCTAGACTATGTTCTTCAGAGCTTGAAAATAATTCACAAG AGGAAGCCCTATATGCATTGAAGTTATCATTGAATGCTTCAAAAAATCAGCTTACTAACTGGAATAGAGACCAAGTCAGCCCGTGCACTTGGTCTAATGTTTACTGTGACCCAAGTGGCAATATTTATCAAGT TTCACTAGCATTTATGGGATTTACAGGATACTTGACACCAAGAATAGGAGCATTAAAAGGTCTTCAAACTCT TGTTCTAAATGGGAATGGCATCACTGGAGGTATACCAAAAGAATTAGGAAACCTTACAAGATTAGTCAGATTGGATCTGCAAAACAACAGATTAACCGGTGAAATACCCTCTTCCCTTGGTAACCTTAAAAAGCTTCAGTTCTT AACATTGAGTCAAAACAACCTCAACGGATCTATTCCTGAATCATTAGCCAATCTTCCAAGCCTGATCAATGT TCTTCTAGATTCAAATGATCTCAGTGGTCAGATTCCAGAAGGCTTATTCAATGTTTCTAAATACAA TTTCACTGGAAATAAGTTGAACTGTGGCATGAATTATCATAAACTTTGTGCCTATGATATTGCAGACCAAG GTTCATCGCATAAACCGAAAACTGGCATCATTGTTGGAATAGTTTTAGGTTTAGTTGTTATTATTTGTCTTGGTGGTCTACTGTTCTTCTGGCGCAAGAGCTACAAGCGTGATGTTTACGTAGATGTTGCAG GTGAAGTTGATGGGCGAATTGCATTTGGTCAGCTGAAAAGATTTGCTTGGAGAGAACTGCAAATAGCTACAGACAACTTTAGTGAGAGAAATGTTTTAGGACAGGGAGGCTTTGGGAAGGTTTATAAAGGTGTTCTACCCGATGGCACAAAAATTGCTGTTAAAAGGTTAACCGATTATGAAAGTCCTGGTGGAGATGCTGCTTTCCAGCGTGAAGTTGAGATGATAAGTGTAGCTGTCCATAGGAACTTGTTACGGCTGATTGGGTTCTGTACGACTCCAACGGAGCGCCTATTAGTCTATCCCTTCATGCAGAACCTAAGTGTTGCCTATCGTCTTCGAG AACTTAAACCTGGGGAGTCTGTTTTGGATTGGCCTACGAGGAAAAAAGTGGCTCTGGGAACAGCCCGAGGCCTAGAATATCTTCATGAGCAATGCAATCCTAAGATTATCCATCGGGATGTGAAGGCAGCTAATGTATTACTGGATGGAGACTTCGAGGCAGTTGTAGGAGACTTCGGTTTAGCAAAGTTAGTTGACGTTCGAAGGACTAATGTGACAACTCAAGTTCGTGGGACCATGGGCCACATAGCTCCTGAATACTTGTCCACTGGAAAATCTTCAGAAAAGACTGATGTCTTTGGATATGGAATAATGCTTCTAGAGCTCGTTACAGGTCAACGCGCAATTGACTTTTCACGTTTGGAAGAGGAAGACGATGTGCTGTTGCTTGACCAT GTTAAGAAACTTGAACGGGAGAAAAGACTAGATGCTATTGTTGATCGCAACCTGaaacaaaattacaaaatagAAGAAGTTGAAATGATTGTTCAAGTTGCATTACTCTGCACACAAGCATCACCAGAGGACCGACCAGCAATGTCGGAGGTCGTGAGAATGTTGGACGGAGAAGGACTGGCCGAAAGGTGGGAGGAATGGCAACACGTAGAGGTCAACCGGAGGCAGGATTACGAGAGACTGCAAAGAAGATTGGGGTGGGGAGAAGATTCAATAAATAACCAAGATGCCATTGAGTTGTCTGGTGGAAGATGA
- the LOC130955308 gene encoding probable LRR receptor-like serine/threonine-protein kinase At5g10290 isoform X1, giving the protein MIQVEMGFIVLFLLLARLCSSELENNSQEEALYALKLSLNASKNQLTNWNRDQVSPCTWSNVYCDPSGNIYQVSLAFMGFTGYLTPRIGALKGLQTLVLNGNGITGGIPKELGNLTRLVRLDLQNNRLTGEIPSSLGNLKKLQFLTLSQNNLNGSIPESLANLPSLINVLLDSNDLSGQIPEGLFNVSKYNFTGNKLNCGMNYHKLCAYDIADQAGSSHKPKTGIIVGIVLGLVVIICLGGLLFFWRKSYKRDVYVDVAGEVDGRIAFGQLKRFAWRELQIATDNFSERNVLGQGGFGKVYKGVLPDGTKIAVKRLTDYESPGGDAAFQREVEMISVAVHRNLLRLIGFCTTPTERLLVYPFMQNLSVAYRLRELKPGESVLDWPTRKKVALGTARGLEYLHEQCNPKIIHRDVKAANVLLDGDFEAVVGDFGLAKLVDVRRTNVTTQVRGTMGHIAPEYLSTGKSSEKTDVFGYGIMLLELVTGQRAIDFSRLEEEDDVLLLDHVKKLEREKRLDAIVDRNLKQNYKIEEVEMIVQVALLCTQASPEDRPAMSEVVRMLDGEGLAERWEEWQHVEVNRRQDYERLQRRLGWGEDSINNQDAIELSGGR; this is encoded by the exons ATGATACAAGTAGAAATGGGTTTCATAGTGTTGTTTTTGCTATTGGCTAGACTATGTTCTTCAGAGCTTGAAAATAATTCACAAG AGGAAGCCCTATATGCATTGAAGTTATCATTGAATGCTTCAAAAAATCAGCTTACTAACTGGAATAGAGACCAAGTCAGCCCGTGCACTTGGTCTAATGTTTACTGTGACCCAAGTGGCAATATTTATCAAGT TTCACTAGCATTTATGGGATTTACAGGATACTTGACACCAAGAATAGGAGCATTAAAAGGTCTTCAAACTCT TGTTCTAAATGGGAATGGCATCACTGGAGGTATACCAAAAGAATTAGGAAACCTTACAAGATTAGTCAGATTGGATCTGCAAAACAACAGATTAACCGGTGAAATACCCTCTTCCCTTGGTAACCTTAAAAAGCTTCAGTTCTT AACATTGAGTCAAAACAACCTCAACGGATCTATTCCTGAATCATTAGCCAATCTTCCAAGCCTGATCAATGT TCTTCTAGATTCAAATGATCTCAGTGGTCAGATTCCAGAAGGCTTATTCAATGTTTCTAAATACAA TTTCACTGGAAATAAGTTGAACTGTGGCATGAATTATCATAAACTTTGTGCCTATGATATTGCAGACCAAG CAGGTTCATCGCATAAACCGAAAACTGGCATCATTGTTGGAATAGTTTTAGGTTTAGTTGTTATTATTTGTCTTGGTGGTCTACTGTTCTTCTGGCGCAAGAGCTACAAGCGTGATGTTTACGTAGATGTTGCAG GTGAAGTTGATGGGCGAATTGCATTTGGTCAGCTGAAAAGATTTGCTTGGAGAGAACTGCAAATAGCTACAGACAACTTTAGTGAGAGAAATGTTTTAGGACAGGGAGGCTTTGGGAAGGTTTATAAAGGTGTTCTACCCGATGGCACAAAAATTGCTGTTAAAAGGTTAACCGATTATGAAAGTCCTGGTGGAGATGCTGCTTTCCAGCGTGAAGTTGAGATGATAAGTGTAGCTGTCCATAGGAACTTGTTACGGCTGATTGGGTTCTGTACGACTCCAACGGAGCGCCTATTAGTCTATCCCTTCATGCAGAACCTAAGTGTTGCCTATCGTCTTCGAG AACTTAAACCTGGGGAGTCTGTTTTGGATTGGCCTACGAGGAAAAAAGTGGCTCTGGGAACAGCCCGAGGCCTAGAATATCTTCATGAGCAATGCAATCCTAAGATTATCCATCGGGATGTGAAGGCAGCTAATGTATTACTGGATGGAGACTTCGAGGCAGTTGTAGGAGACTTCGGTTTAGCAAAGTTAGTTGACGTTCGAAGGACTAATGTGACAACTCAAGTTCGTGGGACCATGGGCCACATAGCTCCTGAATACTTGTCCACTGGAAAATCTTCAGAAAAGACTGATGTCTTTGGATATGGAATAATGCTTCTAGAGCTCGTTACAGGTCAACGCGCAATTGACTTTTCACGTTTGGAAGAGGAAGACGATGTGCTGTTGCTTGACCAT GTTAAGAAACTTGAACGGGAGAAAAGACTAGATGCTATTGTTGATCGCAACCTGaaacaaaattacaaaatagAAGAAGTTGAAATGATTGTTCAAGTTGCATTACTCTGCACACAAGCATCACCAGAGGACCGACCAGCAATGTCGGAGGTCGTGAGAATGTTGGACGGAGAAGGACTGGCCGAAAGGTGGGAGGAATGGCAACACGTAGAGGTCAACCGGAGGCAGGATTACGAGAGACTGCAAAGAAGATTGGGGTGGGGAGAAGATTCAATAAATAACCAAGATGCCATTGAGTTGTCTGGTGGAAGATGA